GCGGGGGAAGCCCGCCCAGTTCCTCGGCCACATCTTCATTGGTAATCTTCAATGCCTCGTCAAGGGTCTTTCCCTTGACCATTTCCGTGAGCATGCTGCTGGAAGCAATCGCCGCACCACAACCGAAGGTCTGGAACTTCACATCCTCGATAACACCTTCCTTGACCTTGATGTACAACTTCATCGTATCCCCACATTTGAAACTGCCTGATTCCCCGACCACACTGGGGTCTTCCATCTCCCCCGCATTTCTGGGGTTGCTGAAATGATCGATCACTTTCTCGTTGTACATCCCTTCACCTCCATGAACAATGATTTACCGCGGCCGGATATAGGCCGCCGACATCTTTCTGAACCTTTCCAGCATCGGCTTGACAATGCCAAGGACATATTCAACATCATCGGGCGTGTTTCCCCGGCCCAGTGAAAACCTTATCGAACCCCGTGCCGACATGTGATCCAGGCCCATGGCCCGCAAAACATACGATGGTTCTGCATCCTCCGAAGCGCAAGCAGAACCGCTGGAAACAGCCACCCCCTGCAGATCAAGCCCCAGCAGGATGGCCTCCCCTTCCACGTATTTGAAACATACATTGACATTACCGGGAAGACGCTCGGTAGGATGCCCGTTGAGGTCAACCTCATCCAGGGCCACCAGCCCCCTGATCAAACAGTCCCTCAACTCCGCAAGTTCTTTCATTCTTGAGGGCAGATCCTGTACGGAAAGCTCCAGAGCCTTGCCCAGGCCGACGATGCCGGGCACATTCTCGGTTCCCGGCCTTATTCTGCCTTCCTGCCCGCCACCCCTGTACAGCGGCGACACCTTCAGCCTGCGGTTGATATAGAGAGCCCCCACTCCCTTGGGCCCGTTGAACTTGTGAGCCGAAAGCGACAGAGAATCGCAATCTATCTTGCGGACATCAACAGGAATATTTCCCGTCGCCTGCACCGCATCGGTATGAAAAATTATATTTCGTTCTGCCGCAATCTTGCCCACATCCTCAACAGGTTGCAAGGTGCCTACCTCATTGTTGGCCATCATGATAGAAATCAAAACAGTATCTTCACGCAGCGCCCGTTCGAGTTCACCGATGTCGATCATCCCGTACCGATCTACAGGCAGAAAAGTCACATCATACCCCTCGGTGGAAAGTTCCTTGAATACATCCATGACTGCCGGATGTTCAATCCCGGAGGCAATCAAGTGCCCTGTCCCTCCCCTGTGCTTCAATGCTCCGCGGATAGCAATATTGTTTGACTCGGTACCCCCGGAAGTAAAAACAACCTCTTCCGGCGATGCCCCCAGGGCCTCCGCGGTTCTTTCCCGCGCTCTGACCAGGGCCTTGCGAACTTCCCTCCCCATACTGTAAATGCTGGAGGGATTGCCAAAACATTCACGCAGGTAAGGCAACATCTCGGACAGAACTTCCTCCCTCAGGGGAGTGGTTGCCGCATGATCCATATAGATTTTCCTTCCACTCATCGTCCTCTCCTCCTCGAACCTTGCCCTCCCGCGCTGCAGGGGCATTTACATCCCCGGTATGCATGGACAGCAGGGCAAGCATCAATGAATAAATGTAGCATTGCACAACGTCTTACTGCATTTTCATCCTCGCTCTTTCCCGACTCCAGTTCACCATATCTTCCAGAAAAATACTGTCAACAAAAATAACAATATGGTCGCGTAGCTGGACCCATACCCTGCGGCTTACACAATCCTCCGGAAATTTACAGTACTTTGGCTGCTCGCGGTCTATCCCCCGGGCTACGCACCTGGCTGGCGCAATGGGGCCTTCCACAGCCCTGATTATGTCACCGACGCTGATCATCGATGGTTCACGGGCCAATTGATACCCACCGTATCTTCCCCGCACGCTTTCCACAAGTTCCGCTTTTTTCAAAAGCGGAAATATCTGTTCAAGATACTGATATGATATCCTTTCCCTTTGGGCAATTTTCCTCAAAGGGGTCGGCCCATAACCAAATTCAAGAGCCAGAACCACCATCGCCCGCACACCATACTCTGCCCTTGTGGAAAGACGCATGCTTGAATCACTCCATTTTTAATTCCGACTGATTCACTCGGGTATTGTTTAAAAAAATAACAACTTGTGGGCATCAGCTCACCAAGTTGAAGTAAACATCCCCGATTTTTTACAGAATACACCCCTACCCCGACAATGTCAATATCTATTTTGCAGTTTTTTTTGAAAATTGTCGGTTGCCAGTCCGATTGCTGCTGAAAAGACTCAACCGAACTATCAGAAACCGGCATGGGCGTTCAGGATCTGGAAAGGCAAGAAAAAAATCGATGTTGGTCAAAATGGAACTTGATTGCCAAACATACCGAGGCATACAAATGCGTAAATACGTGGGAAAGTACCTGTACCGGGGCACATCACATCAGGAAACCGAACCCGAGCCCACGGTTGCCCTGGCTGGCACCATCGAGAAGAAGGCTGCCAGAGCTGTAAGCCCGGCCCCGAACAGATAGGCATATTTCAGTCCGCCGAGGAAATGAAATGCCTCGGGTCTGCCCAGATACTCCTGGGCTATGATCGAGGGAGGCACCAGGGAGTATAGAATCAGCCCGGCGGTAGCGATCCCCAAAGCCATCCCCGTATTGCGCGCCGTTCCCAGAATACCGGAAGCAATTCCCAGGTAAGGCCGGGGGGCATTGCCCATGACCGAACTGTTGTTCGGAGATTGAAAGATCCCCGTTCCCAGTCCAAAAAAGGCCAGCCGCCACCCCACAGTCAAGGCAGATGCGTCCGCGGGCAAGAAAGCCATCGTCACCAGCGCCGCGGCACAGATTGCCGCTCCGGCCACGGCCAACCATCTGGTCCCCAGACGATCGGACAGGGTGCCGCTGAACGGAGCAATGACCATCACCGTCAACGGGAAACAGGTCATCAGCAGGCCGATTCTGTCCGGGGAAAGATGGATCACCCGCTGAAGATAAAAAGGGGTCAGGAAGACCAGAATGTACTGTGAAGCAAAGTTGAGGAGGGAACTGACGGTTCCAAGGGTGAAAATGCGATTTTTGAACAGGGCCGGATTGACCATGGGTTGCGGTGTGCGAGTCTCGATATAGCCAAACAAAACACCGGCAATCAGAGCGATGGCCAGGGCTACACCGGTTACGAGCCCCATCCCCCTACCCTGCACCCTGTTGATAAAAAACAGAAAGGAAAAAAGGCAGAGGAAAGCTGTGGCAGCGCCGGCAATATCGATCCGGCCCCGC
Above is a genomic segment from Bacillota bacterium containing:
- a CDS encoding Rrf2 family transcriptional regulator, with amino-acid sequence MRLSTRAEYGVRAMVVLALEFGYGPTPLRKIAQRERISYQYLEQIFPLLKKAELVESVRGRYGGYQLAREPSMISVGDIIRAVEGPIAPARCVARGIDREQPKYCKFPEDCVSRRVWVQLRDHIVIFVDSIFLEDMVNWSRERARMKMQ
- a CDS encoding MFS transporter, giving the protein MILAAVMLGGIMGPIDASIVNVILPTMASFFGASIDIAQWVPLIYLLTISSLLLFYGRLGDILGYKRVYMAGLACFVVTSGFCGLASSIYWLIVFRAIQGIGAGMMMAVPFAILTAVFRPEKRGRALGINAISVSVGLALGPSLGGMLTSLWSWRLVFLVNIPIGIAALVWGMRVIPDLKGKRGRIDIAGAATAFLCLFSFLFFINRVQGRGMGLVTGVALAIALIAGVLFGYIETRTPQPMVNPALFKNRIFTLGTVSSLLNFASQYILVFLTPFYLQRVIHLSPDRIGLLMTCFPLTVMVIAPFSGTLSDRLGTRWLAVAGAAICAAALVTMAFLPADASALTVGWRLAFFGLGTGIFQSPNNSSVMGNAPRPYLGIASGILGTARNTGMALGIATAGLILYSLVPPSIIAQEYLGRPEAFHFLGGLKYAYLFGAGLTALAAFFSMVPARATVGSGSVS
- the nifU gene encoding Fe-S cluster assembly scaffold protein NifU, producing the protein MYNEKVIDHFSNPRNAGEMEDPSVVGESGSFKCGDTMKLYIKVKEGVIEDVKFQTFGCGAAIASSSMLTEMVKGKTLDEALKITNEDVAEELGGLPPLKVHCSNLAADALQDAIKKYRGAE
- a CDS encoding IscS subfamily cysteine desulfurase; amino-acid sequence: MSGRKIYMDHAATTPLREEVLSEMLPYLRECFGNPSSIYSMGREVRKALVRARERTAEALGASPEEVVFTSGGTESNNIAIRGALKHRGGTGHLIASGIEHPAVMDVFKELSTEGYDVTFLPVDRYGMIDIGELERALREDTVLISIMMANNEVGTLQPVEDVGKIAAERNIIFHTDAVQATGNIPVDVRKIDCDSLSLSAHKFNGPKGVGALYINRRLKVSPLYRGGGQEGRIRPGTENVPGIVGLGKALELSVQDLPSRMKELAELRDCLIRGLVALDEVDLNGHPTERLPGNVNVCFKYVEGEAILLGLDLQGVAVSSGSACASEDAEPSYVLRAMGLDHMSARGSIRFSLGRGNTPDDVEYVLGIVKPMLERFRKMSAAYIRPR